In Candidatus Methylomirabilota bacterium, the sequence AGCTCCCAGGGCGGCTCGATGGCCAGTGGCACCTCGATGAGCGTGGGACCGTCGGCGCGGAAGGCCGCCTGAAGAGCGCCCGCGAGCGCGTCGACCCGGCTGACGCGCACGCCACGGGCGCCGAAGGCGTGAGCCAGAGCGAGGAAATCGGGGTTGGCCAGATCGGCCTCGCCCCAGCGGCCGTAGAGTCGCTCCTGCAGCCACTTGATGGCGCCGTAGCGGTCGTCGTTCATGACGACGAAGGCGATCGGCAGCCGGTACTTCACGGCGGTGGCCAGCTCACCGACCGAGAACATGAAGCCGCCGTCACCGACAACGCTAGCCACCGGCCGGCCCGGCCGGGCCACCTGCGCCCCGATCGCCGCAGGGACCGCATACCCGAGGACCGCCGTCCCGATCGGGTACAGAAACGTCCTCGGGAAGACAACAGGAAATCGCCATTCCATCCAGTAGTTGATACCCGTCTGATCATTGACGACTATACCGTCGCGTGGCACTGCTTCCCTGAGAGCGGCGATGAGGCCGGCCACCTCGTCGGTATAGGCCGGGCTCGCCGTCTGCCGGAGGGTGGCCAGTCGGCCCCGGTCCCAGCCGGCGCCGCCCGCACCGGCTCCCAGGGCGTCGACGAGCCTGCCCAGGCCGTCCCGGGCGTCGCCCACGATGGCGAGCTGCGGCTTGAACAGCTTGCCGATCACGCTCGGGTCGAGGTCGAGGTGGATGAGCGTCTGGCTCTCTGAGAAGGAGAGCTTCAGCAGCAGGCCCTGCGTCGAGCGCGCAGCGAAGCGGCAGCCCACGGCGAAGACGACATCGGCGGCGCGAATGGCGGGCTCGCTGGCGCGACCGTTGGGGAGCACGCTGAGCCACAGCGGATCGTCTTCGGCGATCGCCCCGCGGCCCATCACCGTGGTGATGACGGGAGCACCCAGTCGGCGGGCCAGCGCCACAAGCTCGTGCTCCGCGCCGCTGGCGATGACGCCGCCGCCAGCGATGATGAGCGGGCGCTCGGCTCGCCCGAGCCGGCGGGCAGCCTCCATGATGTCGTTGACGTGGCAGGGCGGCCGCCGCCCGCCCCGCGATGTCCGTTGCGCGCCTTCGCTGCGGGCCCCCAGCAGATCGTTGGGGATGGAAATCGCGATGGGGCCGGGACGGCCCGTGCGCAGCAGGTCGAAGGCGCCGGCGATCGTGGGGGCGATGTCGCCCGTGGCCTGGACGTTCTCGGCCATCCGGCACACCGGGCGAAAGCAGTCGATCTGGTTGGGGATCTCGTGGAGCGCGCCCACGTCGCGGCCGACGAGCGGCGCGGCCACGTCCGACATGATTAACAGAATTGGCACCGACCCCGAGTACGACTCGGCCAGCGCCGTCAGGGTGTTGGTGGCCCCGGGGCCCGTCGTCACCACGACGACGCCCACCTCGCCGGAGGCGCGAGCGTAGCCGTCGGCCATGAAGGCGGCGCCCTGTTCGTGGCGGGCCAGCACGTGGGCGATCTCGGATTGCCGGAGCAGGGCGTCGTAGACGGCGAGATTGTGGATGCCCGGAATCCCGAAGACGTGGCGAACGCCCTCGGCGCGCAGCGCCTCCACCACCCACTCCCCGCCCGAGCGCGCCGGGCCCATCAGCTGAGCGCACGCACGGCGCGGTCGATGGCTACATCGACCAGCGCCGGCCCGGCATGGCTCAGGCCTTGGCTGAGCGCGTCCTCCAGATCGCCGGGCTTGTCCACGCGCTCGGCGCGCACCCCCAGGGCTCGGGCCAACGCCACGTAATCGACCTCCGGGTTGACGAGGTCCATGCCTGGATAGATGCCGCGCGCCGCCGACTCGAGCCCCAGGCTCAGCATGCCGGCCTTGAGGATCGCGTAGGAGGCGTTGTTGGCGACGACACAGGTGATGGGCAGGCGGTAGTGCGCCGCCGTCCACAGCGCCTGCGGCGCGTACATCAGCGAGCCGTCCCCCACCGTGACGACCACCCGGCGGGAGGGCTCGGCGAGCTGGACACCGATTGCCGCGCCCATTCCCCAGCCCAGCGTACCGGTCTTGGATCCGAAGAACGAGCCCGGCGCCCGGAAGGGCAGATACCGGAGCACGAATGGCAGCGAGCTGGCCGACTCGTCGACGACGATGGCGTCGTCGGGAAGGAGGCGAGCGAGCGTCTGCATCAGATAGGCGGGCGAGATCGGCACTCGATCCGCCTCGGCGCTGGCGGCGGCGGCGATACGCGCCAGATGAGCCTGCCGGGCGGTCGCCAGCTCGCTGATCCGTCGGGCCGCCGCGGCGCGCTCGGCATCGGTCATGCGCTCGCCCAGCGCGGCGGCCAGCGCCTCCAGCGCCGACCGTGGATCGGCGATGAGCCCTTCGCTCACCGCGTAGCTGCGCCCGATGGCGCGCGCGTCGTCGTCGAGCTGCAGCACGGTGAGACCGCGCGGGAAGGGCGCGCCGGGCGCGTGCAGAAACCACGTGAAGACATCAGCGCCCACGACCAGCGCCACGTCCGC encodes:
- a CDS encoding thiamine pyrophosphate-binding protein, yielding MGPARSGGEWVVEALRAEGVRHVFGIPGIHNLAVYDALLRQSEIAHVLARHEQGAAFMADGYARASGEVGVVVVTTGPGATNTLTALAESYSGSVPILLIMSDVAAPLVGRDVGALHEIPNQIDCFRPVCRMAENVQATGDIAPTIAGAFDLLRTGRPGPIAISIPNDLLGARSEGAQRTSRGGRRPPCHVNDIMEAARRLGRAERPLIIAGGGVIASGAEHELVALARRLGAPVITTVMGRGAIAEDDPLWLSVLPNGRASEPAIRAADVVFAVGCRFAARSTQGLLLKLSFSESQTLIHLDLDPSVIGKLFKPQLAIVGDARDGLGRLVDALGAGAGGAGWDRGRLATLRQTASPAYTDEVAGLIAALREAVPRDGIVVNDQTGINYWMEWRFPVVFPRTFLYPIGTAVLGYAVPAAIGAQVARPGRPVASVVGDGGFMFSVGELATAVKYRLPIAFVVMNDDRYGAIKWLQERLYGRWGEADLANPDFLALAHAFGARGVRVSRVDALAGALQAAFRADGPTLIEVPLAIEPPWEL
- a CDS encoding thiamine pyrophosphate-binding protein; its protein translation is MNAAAALMTTLRSAGVRYLFGNPGTTELPFLDAFPGSGLEYVLGLHEATAVAAADGYAQASGRAGVANVHVAPGVANALSALHNAARSRSPLVLTAGQQDTRLLIDDPILAGDLVQMTEQFTKWSYEVRRAEEAPGALRRALALATAPPPGPVFLSLPMDVMGAPVEDPDDVPAPPLRPGPDPTTVVRWADTLRRAGTPAIIAGDGVARAGAVPALVRVAEQLGARVHGEPIYRRTSFPGDHSLWRGGLAPAPAAVRKALTGADVALVVGADVFTWFLHAPGAPFPRGLTVLQLDDDARAIGRSYAVSEGLIADPRSALEALAAALGERMTDAERAAAARRISELATARQAHLARIAAAASAEADRVPISPAYLMQTLARLLPDDAIVVDESASSLPFVLRYLPFRAPGSFFGSKTGTLGWGMGAAIGVQLAEPSRRVVVTVGDGSLMYAPQALWTAAHYRLPITCVVANNASYAILKAGMLSLGLESAARGIYPGMDLVNPEVDYVALARALGVRAERVDKPGDLEDALSQGLSHAGPALVDVAIDRAVRALS